From Hoplias malabaricus isolate fHopMal1 chromosome 11, fHopMal1.hap1, whole genome shotgun sequence, a single genomic window includes:
- the LOC136709395 gene encoding src substrate cortactin-like isoform X1, whose product MWKAAAGRSVSVSVNDEPDDWETDPDFENDVTEKEQRWGAKTVEGSGHQEHINIHKLREKVSCEHSELKQKELERMPKASHGYGGKFGVQNDRMDKSAVGHEYQSKLSKHCSQTDTSKGFGGKFGVQTDRVDQSAVGFEYAGKTEKHASQKDYATGFGGRYGVQADRVDESAVGFDYQGKTEKHESQKDYAKGFGGKFGVETDKVDKSAVGFEYQGKTEKHESQKDYVKGFGGKFGVQTDRQDKSAVGWDHQEKLQLHESQKDYSKGFGGKYGVQKDRMDKSAGTFEDVEKPTTAYQKTRPVEAAGSGTGSIKARFENLAKQNEEEDRKRAEEERARRQAKEKQEQEEARQKVEENVKARTPSPQPSPTTTAPHYQQPEEENLYEVEPVSAPAPAPAPAAGPAYTEPAEENIYQNQIQEHEQEQDDQYQAAGTNTSNTQPFEYGEDLGVTAVALYDYQAAGDDEISFDPDDIITNIEMIDEGWWRGVCRGAYGLFPANYVEVRQ is encoded by the exons ATGTGGAAAGCAGCAGCTGGACGCTCGGTGTCAGTGTCTGTTAATGATGAACCTGATGATTGGGAGACTGACCCTGACTTTGAG AATGATGTGACTGAGAAGGAGCAGCGATGGGGAGCAAAGACTGTGGAAGGTTCTGGTCATCAGGAACACATCAA tatcCACAAGCTGAGGGAGAAGGTGTCGTGTGAGCACAGTGAGCTGAAGCAGAAGGAACTGGAGCGCATGCCTAAAGCCTCTCATGGATACGGAGGCAAATTCGGCGTCCAAAATGATCGCATGGACAAG TCTGCTGTTGGTCACGAGTATCAGAGTAAACTCAGTAAACACTGCTCCCAGACAGACACCTCTAAAGGGTTTGGAGGAAAGTTTGGAGTCCAGACGGATCGAGTGGATCAG TCGGCTGTAGGGTTTGAGTACGCAGGAAAAACGGAGAAACATGCCTCTCAGAAAG ATTATGCGACTGGTTTTGGCGGTCGTTATGGGGTTCAGGCTGACCGTGTGGACGAGAGTGCTGTAGGATTTGATTACCAGGGAAAAACCGAAAAACACGAGTCTCAGAAAG ACTACGCCAAAGGATTTGGTGGAAAGTTTGGTGTGGAGACAGATAAAGTGGATAAAAGTGCCGTTGGGTTTGAGTATCAGGGAAAGACTGAGAAACACGAGTCTCAGAAAG ACTATGTGAAGGGTTTTGGAGGAAAGTTTGGTGTGCAGACAGACCGCCAGGACAAATCAGCTGTGGGCTGGGATCATCAGGAGAAACTCCAGCTTCACGAGTCTCAGAAAg ATTACTCCAAAGGGTTTGGAGGAAAGTATGGCGTTCAGAAGGACAGAATGGATAAG AGTGCAGGAACATTTGAGGATGTGGAGAAGCCCACCACTGCCTACCAGAAAACCAGACCAGTGGAAGCAG cggGCAGTGGGACAGGCAGTATTAAAGCTCGTTTTGAGAACCTGGCGAAGCAGAACGAGGAAGAAGACAGGAAGAGAGCAGAGGAAGAGCGAGCCAGACGCCAGGCTAAAGAGAAACAGGAACAAGAGGAAGCTCGTCAGAAAGTAGAG GAAAACGTAAAAGCTAGAACTCCCTCCCCTCAGCCTAGCCCCACCACCACAGCTCCACACTACCAG cAGCCTGAAGAGGAGAATTTGTATGAGGTCGAACCGGTCTcagccccagccccagccccagccccagcAGCAGGACCAGCCTACACAGAACCGGCGGAGGAGAATATTTACCAGAACCAGATCCAAGAGCATGAACAAGAGCAGGACGATCAGTACCAGGCTGCAGGTACCAACACAAGCA ACACTCAGCCCTTTGAATATGGAGAGGATCTGGGGGTAACCGCGGTGGCTCTGTATGATTACCAGGCTG CCGGTGATGACGAGATTTCCTTTGATCCTGATGACATCATCACCAACATTGAGATGATTGACGAGGGCTGGTGGAGAGGGGTGTGCCGAGGGGCGTATGGACTTTTTCCTGCCAATTACGTTGAAGTCCGGCAATGA
- the LOC136709395 gene encoding src substrate cortactin-like isoform X2 codes for MWKAAAGRSVSVSVNDEPDDWETDPDFENDVTEKEQRWGAKTVEGSGHQEHINIHKLREKVSCEHSELKQKELERMPKASHGYGGKFGVQNDRMDKSAVGHEYQSKLSKHCSQTDTSKGFGGKFGVQTDRVDQSAVGFEYAGKTEKHASQKDYATGFGGRYGVQADRVDESAVGFDYQGKTEKHESQKDYAKGFGGKFGVETDKVDKSAVGFEYQGKTEKHESQKDYVKGFGGKFGVQTDRQDKSAVGWDHQEKLQLHESQKDYSKGFGGKYGVQKDRMDKSAGTFEDVEKPTTAYQKTRPVEAAGSGTGSIKARFENLAKQNEEEDRKRAEEERARRQAKEKQEQEEARQKVEENVKARTPSPQPSPTTTAPHYQPEEENLYEVEPVSAPAPAPAPAAGPAYTEPAEENIYQNQIQEHEQEQDDQYQAAGTNTSNTQPFEYGEDLGVTAVALYDYQAAGDDEISFDPDDIITNIEMIDEGWWRGVCRGAYGLFPANYVEVRQ; via the exons ATGTGGAAAGCAGCAGCTGGACGCTCGGTGTCAGTGTCTGTTAATGATGAACCTGATGATTGGGAGACTGACCCTGACTTTGAG AATGATGTGACTGAGAAGGAGCAGCGATGGGGAGCAAAGACTGTGGAAGGTTCTGGTCATCAGGAACACATCAA tatcCACAAGCTGAGGGAGAAGGTGTCGTGTGAGCACAGTGAGCTGAAGCAGAAGGAACTGGAGCGCATGCCTAAAGCCTCTCATGGATACGGAGGCAAATTCGGCGTCCAAAATGATCGCATGGACAAG TCTGCTGTTGGTCACGAGTATCAGAGTAAACTCAGTAAACACTGCTCCCAGACAGACACCTCTAAAGGGTTTGGAGGAAAGTTTGGAGTCCAGACGGATCGAGTGGATCAG TCGGCTGTAGGGTTTGAGTACGCAGGAAAAACGGAGAAACATGCCTCTCAGAAAG ATTATGCGACTGGTTTTGGCGGTCGTTATGGGGTTCAGGCTGACCGTGTGGACGAGAGTGCTGTAGGATTTGATTACCAGGGAAAAACCGAAAAACACGAGTCTCAGAAAG ACTACGCCAAAGGATTTGGTGGAAAGTTTGGTGTGGAGACAGATAAAGTGGATAAAAGTGCCGTTGGGTTTGAGTATCAGGGAAAGACTGAGAAACACGAGTCTCAGAAAG ACTATGTGAAGGGTTTTGGAGGAAAGTTTGGTGTGCAGACAGACCGCCAGGACAAATCAGCTGTGGGCTGGGATCATCAGGAGAAACTCCAGCTTCACGAGTCTCAGAAAg ATTACTCCAAAGGGTTTGGAGGAAAGTATGGCGTTCAGAAGGACAGAATGGATAAG AGTGCAGGAACATTTGAGGATGTGGAGAAGCCCACCACTGCCTACCAGAAAACCAGACCAGTGGAAGCAG cggGCAGTGGGACAGGCAGTATTAAAGCTCGTTTTGAGAACCTGGCGAAGCAGAACGAGGAAGAAGACAGGAAGAGAGCAGAGGAAGAGCGAGCCAGACGCCAGGCTAAAGAGAAACAGGAACAAGAGGAAGCTCGTCAGAAAGTAGAG GAAAACGTAAAAGCTAGAACTCCCTCCCCTCAGCCTAGCCCCACCACCACAGCTCCACACTACCAG CCTGAAGAGGAGAATTTGTATGAGGTCGAACCGGTCTcagccccagccccagccccagccccagcAGCAGGACCAGCCTACACAGAACCGGCGGAGGAGAATATTTACCAGAACCAGATCCAAGAGCATGAACAAGAGCAGGACGATCAGTACCAGGCTGCAGGTACCAACACAAGCA ACACTCAGCCCTTTGAATATGGAGAGGATCTGGGGGTAACCGCGGTGGCTCTGTATGATTACCAGGCTG CCGGTGATGACGAGATTTCCTTTGATCCTGATGACATCATCACCAACATTGAGATGATTGACGAGGGCTGGTGGAGAGGGGTGTGCCGAGGGGCGTATGGACTTTTTCCTGCCAATTACGTTGAAGTCCGGCAATGA
- the LOC136709395 gene encoding src substrate cortactin-like isoform X3, whose protein sequence is MWKAAAGRSVSVSVNDEPDDWETDPDFENDVTEKEQRWGAKTVEGSGHQEHINIHKLREKVSCEHSELKQKELERMPKASHGYGGKFGVQNDRMDKSAVGHEYQSKLSKHCSQTDTSKGFGGKFGVQTDRVDQSAVGFEYAGKTEKHASQKDYATGFGGRYGVQADRVDESAVGFDYQGKTEKHESQKDYAKGFGGKFGVETDKVDKSAVGFEYQGKTEKHESQKDYVKGFGGKFGVQTDRQDKSAVGWDHQEKLQLHESQKDYSKGFGGKYGVQKDRMDKSAGTFEDVEKPTTAYQKTRPVEAAGSGTGSIKARFENLAKQNEEEDRKRAEEERARRQAKEKQEQEEARQKVEENVKARTPSPQPSPTTTAPHYQQPEEENLYEVEPVSAPAPAPAPAAGPAYTEPAEENIYQNQIQEHEQEQDDQYQAADTQPFEYGEDLGVTAVALYDYQAAGDDEISFDPDDIITNIEMIDEGWWRGVCRGAYGLFPANYVEVRQ, encoded by the exons ATGTGGAAAGCAGCAGCTGGACGCTCGGTGTCAGTGTCTGTTAATGATGAACCTGATGATTGGGAGACTGACCCTGACTTTGAG AATGATGTGACTGAGAAGGAGCAGCGATGGGGAGCAAAGACTGTGGAAGGTTCTGGTCATCAGGAACACATCAA tatcCACAAGCTGAGGGAGAAGGTGTCGTGTGAGCACAGTGAGCTGAAGCAGAAGGAACTGGAGCGCATGCCTAAAGCCTCTCATGGATACGGAGGCAAATTCGGCGTCCAAAATGATCGCATGGACAAG TCTGCTGTTGGTCACGAGTATCAGAGTAAACTCAGTAAACACTGCTCCCAGACAGACACCTCTAAAGGGTTTGGAGGAAAGTTTGGAGTCCAGACGGATCGAGTGGATCAG TCGGCTGTAGGGTTTGAGTACGCAGGAAAAACGGAGAAACATGCCTCTCAGAAAG ATTATGCGACTGGTTTTGGCGGTCGTTATGGGGTTCAGGCTGACCGTGTGGACGAGAGTGCTGTAGGATTTGATTACCAGGGAAAAACCGAAAAACACGAGTCTCAGAAAG ACTACGCCAAAGGATTTGGTGGAAAGTTTGGTGTGGAGACAGATAAAGTGGATAAAAGTGCCGTTGGGTTTGAGTATCAGGGAAAGACTGAGAAACACGAGTCTCAGAAAG ACTATGTGAAGGGTTTTGGAGGAAAGTTTGGTGTGCAGACAGACCGCCAGGACAAATCAGCTGTGGGCTGGGATCATCAGGAGAAACTCCAGCTTCACGAGTCTCAGAAAg ATTACTCCAAAGGGTTTGGAGGAAAGTATGGCGTTCAGAAGGACAGAATGGATAAG AGTGCAGGAACATTTGAGGATGTGGAGAAGCCCACCACTGCCTACCAGAAAACCAGACCAGTGGAAGCAG cggGCAGTGGGACAGGCAGTATTAAAGCTCGTTTTGAGAACCTGGCGAAGCAGAACGAGGAAGAAGACAGGAAGAGAGCAGAGGAAGAGCGAGCCAGACGCCAGGCTAAAGAGAAACAGGAACAAGAGGAAGCTCGTCAGAAAGTAGAG GAAAACGTAAAAGCTAGAACTCCCTCCCCTCAGCCTAGCCCCACCACCACAGCTCCACACTACCAG cAGCCTGAAGAGGAGAATTTGTATGAGGTCGAACCGGTCTcagccccagccccagccccagccccagcAGCAGGACCAGCCTACACAGAACCGGCGGAGGAGAATATTTACCAGAACCAGATCCAAGAGCATGAACAAGAGCAGGACGATCAGTACCAGGCTGCAG ACACTCAGCCCTTTGAATATGGAGAGGATCTGGGGGTAACCGCGGTGGCTCTGTATGATTACCAGGCTG CCGGTGATGACGAGATTTCCTTTGATCCTGATGACATCATCACCAACATTGAGATGATTGACGAGGGCTGGTGGAGAGGGGTGTGCCGAGGGGCGTATGGACTTTTTCCTGCCAATTACGTTGAAGTCCGGCAATGA